The following are encoded together in the Azospirillum lipoferum 4B genome:
- the pgi gene encoding glucose-6-phosphate isomerase yields the protein MTALTRSPSHTPAWAALARHRQDMAGTHMRDLFAADPGRFKAFSMEAAGLFLDYSKNRITRDTVGLLLDLARQQDVEGARARMFGGEPINLTEKRAVLHTALRNRSDRPVTVDGRDVMPAVRAVLERMDAFAASVRDGEWRGYTGQPITDVVNIGIGGSDLGPVMATEALKPFAHAHVALHFVSNVDGTHLAEQLKWLDPETTLFVIASKTFTTQETLTNAHSARRWFLETAKDEAHVAKHFVAVSTNEAEVRKFGIDPANMFGFWDWVGGRYSLWSAIGLPIMIAIGPERFAELLAGAHAMDEHFRTAPLERNMPVLMGLLGVWYRNFWDASSYAVLPYDQYLHRFPAYLQQLDMESNGKSVTRGGEPVDYQTGPVLFGEPGTNGQHAFYQLIHQGTSLIPCDFIAAATTHNPIGAEAGAHHRILLSNVFAQAEALMRGKTADEVRAEMTKAGKSPEEVEALVPHRVFPGNRPSNTILIESLTPATLGALIALYEHKVFVQGIVWDINSFDQWGVELGKQLANTILPEMETGPAEGAHDSSTTGLMAWWRAHR from the coding sequence ATGACCGCGCTGACCCGTTCCCCCTCCCATACGCCGGCTTGGGCCGCTCTCGCCCGACACCGCCAGGACATGGCCGGCACGCACATGCGTGACCTGTTCGCCGCCGATCCCGGCCGGTTCAAAGCCTTCTCGATGGAGGCCGCGGGGCTGTTCCTCGATTATTCGAAGAACCGCATCACGCGGGATACGGTCGGCCTGCTGCTCGACCTCGCCCGCCAGCAGGATGTCGAGGGGGCCCGCGCCCGCATGTTCGGCGGCGAGCCGATCAACCTGACCGAAAAGCGTGCCGTGCTGCACACCGCGCTGCGCAACCGCTCCGACCGCCCGGTGACGGTGGACGGCCGTGACGTTATGCCGGCCGTCCGCGCCGTGCTGGAGCGGATGGACGCCTTCGCCGCCTCCGTGCGCGATGGCGAGTGGCGCGGCTATACCGGCCAGCCGATCACCGACGTGGTGAACATCGGCATCGGCGGCTCCGACCTCGGGCCCGTGATGGCGACGGAGGCGCTGAAGCCCTTCGCCCATGCCCATGTCGCCCTGCATTTCGTCTCCAACGTCGACGGCACCCATCTGGCCGAACAGCTGAAGTGGCTGGACCCGGAGACGACGCTGTTCGTCATCGCGTCCAAGACCTTCACGACGCAGGAGACGCTGACCAACGCCCATTCCGCCCGCCGCTGGTTCCTGGAGACCGCGAAGGACGAGGCGCATGTCGCCAAGCACTTCGTCGCTGTTTCCACCAACGAGGCGGAGGTGCGCAAGTTCGGCATCGACCCGGCCAACATGTTCGGCTTCTGGGACTGGGTCGGCGGCCGCTATTCGCTGTGGTCGGCCATCGGCTTGCCGATCATGATCGCCATCGGGCCGGAGCGCTTCGCCGAACTGCTGGCCGGCGCCCATGCGATGGACGAGCATTTCCGCACCGCGCCGCTGGAGCGCAACATGCCGGTGCTGATGGGGCTGCTTGGCGTCTGGTACCGCAATTTCTGGGACGCCTCGTCCTACGCGGTGCTGCCCTACGATCAGTATCTGCACCGCTTCCCCGCCTATCTCCAGCAGCTGGACATGGAGAGCAACGGCAAGTCGGTGACCCGCGGCGGCGAGCCGGTGGACTACCAGACCGGCCCGGTGCTGTTCGGCGAACCCGGCACCAACGGCCAGCACGCCTTCTACCAGCTGATCCACCAGGGCACCTCGCTGATCCCCTGCGATTTCATCGCGGCGGCGACCACCCACAACCCGATCGGGGCGGAGGCCGGCGCCCATCACCGCATCCTGCTGTCCAACGTCTTCGCCCAGGCCGAGGCGCTGATGCGCGGCAAGACCGCCGACGAGGTGAGGGCGGAAATGACCAAGGCCGGCAAATCCCCCGAGGAGGTCGAGGCGCTGGTGCCCCACCGCGTCTTCCCCGGCAACCGCCCGTCCAACACCATCCTGATCGAAAGCCTGACCCCGGCGACGCTGGGCGCCCTGATCGCGCTGTACGAGCACAAGGTCTTCGTCCAGGGCATCGTCTGGGACATCAACAGCTTCGACCAGTGGGGCGTGGAACTGGGCAAGCAGTTGGCCAACACCATCCTGCCGGAGATGGAGACCGGTCCGGCCGAGGGCGCGCATGACAGCTCCACCACCGGGCTGATGGCGTGGTGGCGGGCGCACCGGTAA